CAAACACCATACCATCACTGAGCCTTTCCCAGGGGCGAGTTATCTTGCGCGACAACAATTCGTAAGCTGACTGATGCTCAGCCAATCAACACATCACGATGCGGCTAAATCACCCAGATGGGTCAAATCAACCAAGAGCCAAGATCAACACAGCGCCGGGGAGCGCCGATCGGTTAGCAGTTGCCTTCACGATCCGATTTGATGTTCGGGCTGGCGCAAGGTCGGGGCAATACCAGTCTCACGGGGCGGCTCATGATGGCGACGTTCACTCAAATAGTAAAGAATCGGCACGGTCATGCGTGAGAGCAGCAGCGAAGCGACTTCGCCAGCCATCAGTGAAATGGCCAGGCCTTGAAAGATCGGGTCGAACAGGATCACCGCCGAGCCAACAATGACGGCAGCCGCGGTCAACATCATCGGACGAAATCGCACGGCGCCGGCATCCACCACCGCTTCAGCCAGCGGCATGCCCTGCTTCAATCGAAGCTCGATGAAGTCAACCAAGATAATTGAATTGCGCACAACAATCCCCGCGCCGGCGATAAAACCGATCATCGAGGTCGCCGTGAAAAACGCCCCCATCGCCGCATGAGCCGGCAGAATCCCGACCAGCGAAAACGGGATCGCCGCCATGATGGTGATCGGCGTCTTGAACGACTGGAACCAACCAACCACCAATATGTAGATCAAGATCAACACAGCAGCAAAGGCCAATCCCAGATCACGAAACACTTCGTAGGTGATATGCCACTCGCCATCCCATTTCATGGCCAGCTTGTCAGTGAGCGGCGGTTGTTGCGCGACGTAGCGTTCCAAGCGGTAACCTTCAGGCAACTCGATTTGATCAATCGCCTGGTTGAGCTTGAGAATCGCATAGACCGGACTCTCTTCACGACCAGCGACATCAGCGGTGACGTAAACGACGGGCATCAGATTCTTATGGTAGATGCTTTTGTCAGCGATCCGCTGCTCGACCTGCACCAGCTCACCCAGCGGCACTAACTGCCCGTTCTGCCCCATCAGTTTGATCTGATTCAAATCTTCTACGCTCGAACGCTGCTGGCGCGGCAAGCGCAGCATGATCGGCACGTCTTCCTTCTCCTGCGGCTGATGCAACAAGCCGACGCTCATGCCTTCGACGGCAATGCGCAGCGTCGCAGCGACCTGCTCGGCCGAGATGCCGTGCAGAGCCGCTTTCTGTTTGTCCACAACGAAGCGATAGATCGGTTGATCGTCTTCCACGTACCAATCCACATCCACGACGCCATCGGTTCGATCAAAGATGTCACGCAGTTGACGCGCCACTTCAATCTGACGGGCATAGTCGGGACCGTAGACTTCGGCGACCAATGTTTGCAACACCGGCGGTCCCGGCGGCACTTCGGCGATCTTCACTCGCGCTTGGTATTTCGCAGCGATGGCCTGAATCGGCGGGCGCACACGCTTGGCGATGTCATGACTTTGTGCGTCCCGCTCACCTTTGCCAACCAGATTCACCTGAATATCGGCCACGTGCGGCCCACGTCGCAAAAAGTAGTGACGCACCAGCCCGTTGAAGTTATACGGCGATGCCGTCCCGATGTAGAGTTGATAATCGGTGACCTCCGGCACGGTTGCCAGGTAATCGCCGATCTCGCGTGTCACTGCCGCTGTCTGCTCCAACGTGGAGCCTTCAGGCATATCAATCACGACTTGAAACTCGCTCTTGTTGTCAAACGGCAGCATCTTCACCCGAACCGCTTTGATGGCAAACAGCGAGACGGAGAGGAGCAACAACAGCACCACGCCGATTAAAAACGCATGTCGCCAACGCCGCTGATGAATCAATTGCGACATCACGCGACGATAGAGTTTGGTTGACCAGCCTTCCTCGGCATGGTGGCTCTCACCGTTGCGCTTGAGCAATCGCAAGCTGGCCCACGGCGTGACAATGAAGGCGACCAACAATGAAAAGACCATCGCCGCCGACGCGCCAATCGGAATGGGGCGCATATACGGCCCCATCAAGCCGCTGACAAACGCCATTGGAATAATGGCGGCAATCACCGTGAACGTCGCCAAGATCGTCGGGTTGCCAACTTCGTCAACGGCCTCCACGGCAATCTCCACGATGGAACGCCCGCGATTGCCCGGCAAGCGATAATGACGCACGATGTTTTCGACCACGACAATGGCGTCATCCACCAGAATGCCGATGGAAAATATCAGCGCAAACAGCGTGATGCGATTCAGTGTGTACCCATACAGGTAAAACACCGTCAACGTCAACGCCAATGTGACAGGGATAGCGATGGCGACAATGCCCGATTCGCGCCATCCGAGCGTCAACCAGATCAGCGCCGAAACCGACACAATGGCGATCAGCATGTGAAAGAGCAGCTCGTTGGATTTTTCCTCGGCTGTTTCTCCGTAATTGCGCGTGATGGTGAGCTGTACATCGGCGGGAATCAACGATCCCTTCAGCGCATGGACCTTTTCGATAACCTGCTCCGCGATGTCAATTGCGTTGGCGCCCTTGCGTTTGGCGACCGCAATGGTCACGGCCGGCAACAACCCAGACGCGCCGGCGGCCTGATGGTCTGCGTGAGCTGGACCTGTGCCAAACAGCACATAATTGGCCGGCTCCTCTGGGCCGTCTTCGATCGTGGCCACGTCGCGCAGGTACACAGGCCGGCCATCAAACACGCCGACCACGACGTTGCCCACATCTTCAGCCGTTTGCAAGAAGCCGCCGGTCTCCACTAAGAATTCGCGATTGCCGGCGGAAAAACTTCCCGATTGCAATTGCCGATTGGCCTGCTCCAGCATCGGCACAATCAGCGCCGGCGCGACGTGATAGGCCGCCATGCGCCCGGCATCAAGGGTTACGCGCACCTGTCGCCGCTGACCGCCAATGATGGTGACCTCGGAAACGTTGTGAACTTGTTTGATCTGGTCATGAACTTGCGCCGCGATGCGCCGTAGCGCGAAGTGATCGTAGCGGTCGCTCGACAACGTGAGCGCCAGAATCGGCACATCGTCAATCGAGCGCGGTTTAATCAGCGGCGGACTGGCTCCGGGAGGAATCAGATCGAAGTTGGCAAACATCTTTTGATTGAGCCGGACGATGCTGTTTTCTTCGTCCTGACCCACGTAGAACCGGACAACAGCCATGGCGTAACCGGGCGAGGAGGTCGAATAAATGTATTCGACGCCGGGAATCTCCCAGAGCAGTTTTTCCATCGGTTTGGTGACGCGCTCCTGGACTTCCTGCGCAGACGCGCCGGGCATCTGCACAAAGATGTCAATCATCGGGACGATGATTTGCGGCTCCTCCTCACGCGGCAGCATGAGCACGGCTCCCAGACCCAACAGAATTGAAGCCGTGATGATCAGCGGCGTCAATTTTGAGTCAATAAACGCCTGCGCCAGCTTGCCCGCTAAGCCTCGTTGATGAGTCATTGCTTTCTCCTCGTGCATCATACGCGCATTCGTTCACACGGCACGGCCGGCTCACTGGACCTGCGACCCATCCGTGACAGCCGCGACGTTCTCCACCACAATGCGCTCCCCTTCGTTCAACCCGGCCAGCACTTCCACCCGTTCGCCATAGGACTTGCCCAGTTGAATCAGTCGCAGACGGGCGATCCCCGATGAGTCCACGACATAGACGCCGACCAGTTGACCACGCCGGACAATCGCCGATGACTGAATGGTGATCGCCGAGCGTTGACCAATCTTAAATCGCGCTCGACCGTAAAGCCCTGAGCGAAGCGTCCCGGACTGCATCGGCAAATCAATCTTGACCGTATAAGTGCGACTACGCGGGTCGGCGGCCGGCACGATTTCCACAACTCTGCCATCCAGTTCCTTATCGCCAAGGGCGTCAATTCGCACATCCGCGCGATCGCCTGAACGAATCTTGTCGAGTTGTGATTCGTCCACGATCGTTTCCAGGCGATATTGAGCGCCATCTTCAATGGTCAGCAACGGCACGCCCGGCGCCGCCAGCATGCCAACGTCAACGTGCTTGGCGACGACGATGCCGGCTATCGGCGCTGTCACACGAGCGTAACCAACCATGACCTGCGCTGTTGTCACTTCGGCTTTGGCCTGTTCAATCTTGGCCAGCGCCTGATTCTTTTTGGCGAGCAATGATTGATGCACTTGACGGAGCCGCTCGACCTCGGCCACAGCCGCCTGATATTTGGCCTGCGCTTCGTCGAATTCCTGTTGGCTGACCGATCGGCGTTCCAGCAATGCCTGAAACCGATTGTAGGTTGATGTGGCCAGGGCCTTGTTTGCTTCGGCGGCTGCCACGGCTGATTCGGCCGCGCGAATGGCGCTCTCCACTTCCTGCAAGGCGTTTTCTGCTTCGCTCGTTCCGGCCTGCGCTCTTCTCAATTGCGCGGTCGTGTCGCGGTTGTCAATCTCCACCAGCACCTGACCGGGTCGCACGCGGTCGCCTTCACGCACGTGCACAGCCGTCACGCTGCCAACAACCTTCGCCGACAGTACACTGCTCGTCTTTGACCGGACGGTGCCAACGGCTTCGTAGTACTCGTCAACCGGCGACGGGCTGATCACTTCAAGTTTGACGCCGGTCACAACGGGTCGCGTCTGGGCCGCCTTCTGCTGCCTCCCGCAAGCGGCTGTCATGCCGGCGGCGAGCACGCTGATGAGAATCAAACCGATTGTCCTCTTCATAGCCATTCCCTCAAACAGCCGCCACCAAGCCACCATTGAGTGCAGCGCCGTTTGGTCATCGCGCGTGGTATGGCTGGCGTCTTGATGGTCGTCTCTTTCATGACACAAACGGATGAACATCATTCAATCGCCCGCTGGCTAGCAAGACCTGCGCGTAGCCGACATAGTAATCATAGCGGGCCGCCAGCAGGTTCAGCCGCGCCCGCACCAACGCCGTCCCCGCCCGGAGCACTTCCGTGATCGTTGTCAATCCCTCCTGATGGCGGTCTTGGACGATGCGCAACACTTCCGCAGCCTGATCCACAGTGCGGGCGGCAACTTCCAACCGCGCCTGAGCCGAGACAAATTGCTGATGCGCCCGGATCACTTCAAAGCGGATTTGATCGGCCAGCCGCGCCTGCTCAGCGTCTGTCAACGATTCTGCGGCCTCCGCTTGCTTGATCCTGGCGCTGCGACCGAAATCGAGCAGATCAAACGTCACAGTTGCGCCAACTGCGTAATCGGCGCTGCCATTGAACCCGCGATGGCTACCACCAACCGAGGCGAATACATCAAATCGCGGCAACCATTGGCCACGCGCGCGGCGCACCCCCTGCTCACTCGAACGCACGGCCAGTTGCGCGCGCGCATAATCGGGACGATGAAGCAACGCCAACTTCAATAATTCCTCTGCATCAACCGCGTCAAACCTTTTTTCGACCAATGCGCCTTCCACTCGATGCGGCGTGTTGACGGGCAGCCCAATGGCTGTATTGAGCGCCGCCTGAGCCACGACAATGGCGCCAGCCGCTTCAATCTGCTGTTGACGAAACTCGGCCAATTGCACTTCAGCGGCCAACAAATCAGATTGCACAACGACGCCGGCTTCGTACAAATCGCGAATCCGCTTGACATCAGCCGACGCCGTCTTGACGGCTTCATCGGCTACGTCTTTGCGCGCGTTCGCGACCAATACGCCATAGTAAGCTCGCAGCACCTCAAACCGGATTTGCTGCTGGACAAATTCCTTCTGTTTATCAGCCTGTTGCTGACCGAGTCGGGCCTGCTCAATGCGTGAGCTTGTCTGCCATTGATCAAACACCGGCAACCGAACTGTCAGTGCTGTCCGAAAATTGTTGAGCGGGTCAGGGCTATTCAACGCATTCAGGTCAAAATTCTGCGGGCCGAACCGTCCTTGCTCCAGTAAAGAACCAAACACGAACACGGGATTATTACTGTTGGTATACGTCTCGGTGAACTGCACCACCGGCAATCGGCCAGCGCGCGCTTCATCCAGTTGAGCATCGGCCTGCTGGCGCCCTGACGCGGCAGCGCGCATCATCGGATTGTTGCGCAGCGCCAGCTCCACTGCCAGCGGCAACGTCAATCCTTGGGTCGTGTCAGTTTGAGCGTGAACAGAAGAAGTTGGCATCACGCTGACGGACACGCTCAGCACAACGAGCCAGATCACCAGTTTGCTCCTCACACCACCGCCTTTGTCTTGCATGCAACCTCCAAACGTTGTTCGCTGAACCCCTATGATCCAACACAAAACAAAAGGATTCAGAATCTCTGCTCATCCGTCATTCTCAAGCCCTTCTTTGACGGCGCCGTCGCGGTAAAACCAGCCCCATTGTCACCACATCCGTAACACTTGACGATCAGAGAAAGAGCGCACGTCACCGTGCAGCAGCGTCTGTACCGAGAAGGTGAGCTAACAGGTTGCTAAGCGTCAGCCTCATCCCAGCGGGATGCTCCGATGCGGCCGTCATTCATGCCGGGACACATGAAACAGCGCCGAGTCCGGCAGCGCCAGGATGTGCTCGAACTGCATCTGGCGCCAGCTTGGTTGCTCACGCTCCGGTTCGCACAGCGCATAGTCATACCGCGCACCATCTTTGATAAGCACGATCGCGTTGCCTTTGTGCATTTGCAACGTCGCGCGGCCCGGCGTTGCGCCAACCAGCGCCATGATTGCGTCAATCAAGCAGCCGGCATCTTCCGGCACATGAGCCGTCGCGCCGATCACTTCGGCAAACTCAAAATAACTCGACCGCCAGTGCTCGATCACGCGCGCGCCGAGGGCCACGCCGGCGCACCGCTCACCGTGGAACTGTTCAGCTTGATAGAGCAATGATTCAAGCATCGCCGCGCGGCTGGCCGGTTTGCCGATCTGCTCATTCCGCGCGGAAAAGATCATATCCCGACTGCGAAAATACGGCTTCAGATCAATGACAGGCGTCCCGTCAATCAAGTCAAGGCGATCCACGTGGAGGCAATTCCCTTGCAGGCTTACAATCCGCGCCACCGTCATCGCAATCGGATTGGGACGCGTCGGCGAGCGAACAGCAAAGACGCCGTGCATGGCCGCCTCACTGGTGTCAGCGACGCCACGCGGCGTCACTAGCACTCGCTCGCGATCTGCTTCATGCAACCAGGCCAGAATCCAAACGTGGCTGTGTTTTTCCAGGTGGCGCAGCCCTTCTCTGTAAGGCTCAAGTATCTCAATCATGGCCGGCACGCCAAACGTCGGCATGAGCTGACGATCCCTCACCTCACATCGAACCACGCCAACCTGGATGAGTTGAGCCAGGGTACTCATCTTGTTAAACTCCAAATCAAACCCAGCTCAACGCGCCTTCCATACCAACTGAGCTATCTCTCGGACCACGCCAGTCTGGATGAGTTGAGCTAGGGCGCGCATTGAGTTGGGCTAGGGTACTCATCGTGTCAAAATCCAAACCAAACCTACATCAACCTACTTTCCACACCGATTGATCACTCCACGAGGCGGCCACAAGAGCCTGACCGGCAAACCACCTACTTAGAACACCCAAAGCGCAATGGCCACGGGTGACTGTTACAGACCAGACATTGAGGCGAGCCGAGCGCAGCAAGGCGAAGCGTGTCGGGTGCATGCGCTGACTAGCCCGCTTTTGCCACTTTTGAGCCACCTTTGAAACTCAAGCGTAGCAACTGTCAGCCCATTGGTCTCATACAGCCACCAGAATCAGCATTCCGAATGTCGGAACTACTGCGAACAGAATGTACGCACCGAGAAGCATGTTGACGGGCTTGTGGCCGGATCGCCAACCGGACAACGCTCCTACTTGTGAGCTTTGCCTTGCCAAAGTAAGCACCCTGGCTTGTCATTTACTTCGTGAGACCTAATAGTCTCAACAGGTCATGACTTGTTCAATCCAAGCGAAGCATTGCCCGCCTCCTGATTCAAACTCTGCACATCGGCAGGCAACTCTACTTCGGCTCCGATGGTGACGGCAAAGCAATTTTCACGCTGACGGCCCCGCGCACGTCACCGGTGTGATAGCCGGTGGCGCGATCGTCAGGATACTTTTCTTCCAAAATCGCTCTGACGTCAGCGGGTATCTGCTGTTTCTCGCCATGACAAGTCAGGCACATTGGCCCAGTGAGCAGTGGCCTCAGATAGCGTAGATACCGGCCTCCTTGCTCGGTAACCACTTCGTAATACTCACTCTCCAACTTACCTTCGCGATTGAGGCGATCAAACAGCTCGAGCTTCTGCCGTTCATATTCATCGGGCACGTCCTTGGGATGGCGATATCCCAAGCTGACGCGGCGAACATAGTGGCCTGTGCGCGCGGTAAATTCGCGTGGAATCTCTTGCGCGACCTCTGAACAGACGCGCACTGCGCCAACATAGCCGCCTTTCTCCAGCTCCTTGAACAACAGGCCGCGAACTTTCTCTGTTAACTCATTAGCTACCCGACGCGCCTGTTGCAGCGCCTGCTGCACAGGTGCATCTTCGCCGGTCGGCTGTTGTGGCAACGGTGATGCCGTTGTCACCCAACCGAGTGCTGCAAGAAAAACGAGAGCAACACTCAGCTTCACACCGATATGTGATGACCGATGTTTCATCATGCCTTCCTCCGTGTTTCTACAAATCGCCCGGGATCATACCTGAGCCAGTGCTGGCAGCGCATCAATAGCCTTCCTGCTCATCCAGACGCACTTTCCCGCGAAACGAGCGGTAGAGATAGATGAAGTAGCCCAGAGCTAAGACAATTCCTATGCTCCACCACACGACGCCCACCGACAAACCATAACGACCCGTCACGGTATTGTGCACGGTGAGGCTGTAGTCTGGGTTTGTGCTGGCCGGCAGCACGGTGGGATACATCCCGAAGGCGATGCCACCAAACATCCCAACAATGTATGCGCACGATGAAAGAAAAGCGGCATGGTCCCGCGCTTTCGCGCGAAAATAGAACATCCCGATCAAACTTGCTGACACAATCACGGGAAAAATGAGGCCAGCCGGATGCCGATAGTTATGCAGCATCTGCGGACGCACGCTCAAGGTTGCGATCAAGCCGATGATTGTCAACGCGGCGACAAGCCACCACATCCGGCCAGCGAGGCGGCGGGCGCGCGCGTTCAGGTCCCCTTCCGTTTTCGCGGCGATGTAGAGCGCGCCGTGCGAACTTAACGTGGCCAGCGCCATCACGCCGGTCAGCACCGTGTACCAGTCGAGGATGCCCGGATGCGCGCCCACTCGGAAGTTTGTCCACAATGGCTGGAAGAAATAGCCTTCCGCATTCAACGGCACGCCACGAATCACGTTGCCCAACGCAGCCCCGAAGAAGAGAGTGAGCAACAAGCTGGATACCGAAAACACCACATCGAAGAAGGCGCGCCAGTGCGGATCATCCACATGCGACCTCAGCTCAATGCCGATGCCGCGCAGCATCAGCAACCACAACACAATCATCAACGGCAGATAAAAACCGCTGAAGCTGGATGCATAGAGCGCCGGAAAGGCGAAATAAAGCGTGCCGCCCGCCGCCAACAACCAGACTTCATTGCCATCCCATACCGGACCGATCGCGCGCAGAATCGCCCGCCGCTCATCGTTCGTTTTGGCCAGCAGCAAATGCAAGCTGCCTGCCCCCAGATCAAACCCGTCCAGCACGACGTAAGCAGTCAGCATAAAAGCAACCAGCACGAACCATAGCGTCTCCATCTGGATTCCTCCTCAAAAAGTGGCACAGGCGTTCCCACCTGTGCGCCATTTTCATGCTTCGCGGTGAACGTAAGTTCATGGGCGATTGCTCAGAAAAAGTGGCACAGGCGTTCCCGCCTGTGGCGTTTTCATCGTTTCTCTCGCGTCGTGGCTAACGACATGAACAACTCCTCATTTAGTGAGCGCCAACGCCGGCGACAACTTGGCCGGTCTTCATGCTCGACGCTTCAGCCGCCAGCAGTTTCGGGCCATGCTCGATCTCGCGCCACATCAGCAGCAGGTACAAAATGGCCAACACTGTATACATGCCCATGAAGCCAAGCAGCGTGAACATGACATTGCCCGCCGATACGGTCGGTGAGAACCCTTCACTGGTGCGCATCAAGCCATATACCAACCAAGGCTGACGACCCAGCTCAGCGGTCATCCAACCGGCCGTGTTGGCAATGTAAGGGAATGGAAAGCTCAACATCAAAATCCACAACATCCACTTTGACTCATAAAGCCGGCCCCGCCAGAGCAACCAGGCGGCAGCCAGCGTGATGGCAATGAAGATGGTCCCTAATCCAACCATGATGTGATAGCTGTAATATAGCAGCGGGATGTTGTCCGGCCATTGATCCTTGGGGAAGGCATCCAAGCCTTTGACTTCCACATTCCAGCGACGGTAGGTCAGAAAGCTTAACAGTCGCGGGATAATGATCGGGTTATCCAATTTCTGCTCGGCCGTATTCGGCTGGCCAATAATCACCAACGGCGCGCCCGCTTCCGTCTTAAACAATCCTTCCATCGCCGCCAGCGTCGCCGGCTGATGCAGCGCCACCATGCGCCCCTGCTTGTCTCCTGTTGGGAACAACTGCAACACACTGGCCACAACAGCGACGCTCACGCCGAGCTTGAGAAACAGTCGTCCGTGCTCCGGCTCTCTGTTGGTCAACACGTAAAAAGCGCCCACCGCCGCCATCACGAACGAAGCTGTGATGACCGAACCACCCATGGTGTGTAGGTATTGCCAGATCGCCCACGGGTTCAACAAGAGCGCCCAGAAGCTGCTCAAATGGACCGAGCCATCAGCAGCGATCGTATAACCGACCGGATGCTGCATCCACGCATTGGTCGCAATGATGAAGTAGCCGGACAACCATGAGCCGGCAAACACAAGGAAGGCCGCCAACCAGTGCCCACGCGGCCCAAGCCGCTTCTCTCCGAATAAAAACAGACCAAGAAACGATGACTCCAGGAAGAAAGCAAACACGCCCTCCATGGCCAGCGTCTGGCCAATCACGCCGCCGGCAAAACGGGAGAACTTCGCCCAGTTGGTCCCGAATTGAAACTCCATTGGAATGCCGGTCACAACACCGAAGACAAAGGAAATAGCAAAAATCTTCCCCCAGAAACGCGCTGCCTGATTATATCGCTCATCATTGCGACGGATCGCTATCGTCTTCAGGATCACGATCAGCAGCGCCAATCCCATCGTTAATTGAGGAAACAGGTAGTGAAACGTGACGGTGAAAGCAAATTGGAATCTGTCAATGGCTAGTGCATCGTCCATAGTGCTTCTCCTACACACCTATTATGTCTTGCCCGCTTGATGCGCTTAGCATATCGAGCCAGTTATTCCCGGTCATCAACCCACCTCTCATCACTCACCAAGCAACTATGATTCAATTTCACGCCAAAAGATTCAGCCAATGTTATCTCTTGGAGATGTGTCACCGATTTGGTGTATCATGTCTGCTCTCGCCCCACGGGGTGAGGTTGTTTCTCACAAGTAAGGATGTAACCATGCGACGATGGTTGCACTTATCTTTGGCGCTCGCGGTTCTGGTCATCCTCACCGGTTGCCAACCAGAACGCTCGTCGCCAACGCCGCCCACTTCACCACAGGAGGCAGTGGATATGGACCTGCAACTCAGTAGCAACGCATTTCAATATGGCGGGACAATCCCGATCAAACACACCTGCGACGGCATGGACCTCTCGCCGCCCTTGGCATGGACAGCCCCGCCGCGCGATACCAAAAGTTTGGTGTTGATCTGCGACGACCCTGACGCGCCCGCCGGCACATGGGTGCACTGGGTGCTCTATGGATTGCCCCCGGAGACGACATCTTTGCCCGAAGGCATTCCTCCAGACAAAATAGTGCTGGGCCAGGCTCGGCAGGGCATCAATGATTTTCGCCGAATCGGCTACGGCGGCCCCTGCCCGCCGCCGGGCGCGCCGCACCGGTACTTCTTCAAACTCTATGCCGTGGCGATTCCCACCACCTTTGAACCGGGCTTGAGTAAGCAGCAACTGATGGATGCCATCAAGGGACACATCCTGGCACAGGGCGAGCTGATGGGAAAATACAAACGCCAACGCCCATAACAAACGGCGGAAGAGGAACACCTGCCCATTGTTCATGACCGGCCTCACGGCGCTGAAAAGACGAGCTGATTTCACTGGCGGATTTCAACGCCGATTATTCATGACCGGCCTCACGACGCTGACTCGCTGACCACCGTCAGCACCGGACAAGGCGCGTGCCGATTCACACGCACGGTCGTCGTGCCCAGCACGGTCGTGTTCAAGAAACGCCGATGTTGAGCGGCCATGACGATCATGTCGCAACCGAGTGAACTCGCGGTTGTGAGAATCTGCTCGGCTGCTTCACCCCGCGCCACGGTCTCCTGGAGGCGACAGCGCGCGCGAATATCTGGCGCAACCCATTCACAAAGACGATCCACCTCTTCTTCTTCGCTGGGCGGACTGCTCGGCGATTCGATCACGTGTAAGACCCATAGCTCCGCGCCTAAACAAGCAGCCAGCGCGCTGGCATGCTCGAGCGACCGCGCTGACGTGTCGGTGAAGTTGACGGGACAGAGCAGGCGTTGAATCGTCAGGCCAGATGACGGGGCGACGGTTGATTGTGGGCGCACCGTCAGCACAGGCCGGCGCGTCTCACGCAGCACTTTCTCGGTGACCGAACCAAGCATCAGCCGGCTCCAGCCGCTCCGCCCATGCGTGCCCATGATAATCATGTCCGCGTTGTATTGGTCAGCCGTGGTCATAATCGCGCGAACGGGATAGTCTTCGACGACACGCGCTTCCGCCGGCACAGTCTGAGCGATGTGCTCGTGCACGTAACGATCCAGTTGCTCGCGAGCAAGGCGTTTGGACTGCTCTAAGACAGCGGCAATGTCTTCAGCCTGCCGCGTCGAAAAATAAGGCGGCGGCAGAAACGGGTCAGCAAAAATGACCTGCAATCGCGCGCCACAACGGGCAGCCAGACTCCCGGCATACTGCAACGCCCCGGTGGCAATCTCGCTGAAGTCAGTCGGCACGAGAAACAAGTTCGATTGAAACAGTTGCATCACCACTCCTTTGGCGGCATCGAGCCGTCACGCTCGCTGGCCCTCTCAGGCATGTCGCGCGACCGTGGCCGCTTCCTCACAGCCGACGCCCAATCGGCGCAGAATCGTCATCATCGGACACCAGTTCGTGAACGCCGACTGAATCAAATTGACGGCCACAAATCCGGTAAACCAAAACCAGTATGGACTGTGATAGTAACCAAGCAACACACTGGCCAATACAAAACTGCCTGCAATCAGTCGTAAGTATCGCTCAACTGTCATGTCGTGATCCTCCTTCATCGTTGTTCTGCACCTGTACGATCCAAATCGAACGAAAAGGATTCACCACCCGTCTTTGGTCTGTTTCCATGTAGCGGTTTTGCGCAACGCAGGCCCGTCGTCCCCACAGCGAAAGCGTCTCGGAAGTTAACTTCTGGGGGTTCTTAACGCATGAGCGATCATTTCAAAATGATGAGTGTGCCGACCGCGCTCTCGCGCATTCGATCGAGCAACACATTATGAAGCATGCGGCTTCCAGTTGCTCCATTCGTTTTGCAGAACTTCTTTGAGATGATTTTTCATCTCATCGGGTAAGGGATGGTGGGGAAGCTCTTGGCACATCTGGATAGTCTTTCGCAGTGTATTGACAAACGCGACGCAGGGCGCGCAATCAGCGATATGGGCTTGAATCTCCTGACAGAGATGGGCAGGAAGCTGGCCATCAATGAATTCTGAAAGCAATGTCACCAACTGCTTGCATTCCATCATGTCAAATGCCTCATGATTCATAGACCCATTTTCCCGACAAAGGATTCAGCCTCGGTCTGCCAGTATTGCGTCAGGCGGTCGCGCACAAACAATCGAGCGCGGTGCAGCCGTGATTTAACGGCCTCCGG
This genomic interval from Blastocatellia bacterium contains the following:
- a CDS encoding efflux RND transporter periplasmic adaptor subunit; translation: MKRTIGLILISVLAAGMTAACGRQQKAAQTRPVVTGVKLEVISPSPVDEYYEAVGTVRSKTSSVLSAKVVGSVTAVHVREGDRVRPGQVLVEIDNRDTTAQLRRAQAGTSEAENALQEVESAIRAAESAVAAAEANKALATSTYNRFQALLERRSVSQQEFDEAQAKYQAAVAEVERLRQVHQSLLAKKNQALAKIEQAKAEVTTAQVMVGYARVTAPIAGIVVAKHVDVGMLAAPGVPLLTIEDGAQYRLETIVDESQLDKIRSGDRADVRIDALGDKELDGRVVEIVPAADPRSRTYTVKIDLPMQSGTLRSGLYGRARFKIGQRSAITIQSSAIVRRGQLVGVYVVDSSGIARLRLIQLGKSYGERVEVLAGLNEGERIVVENVAAVTDGSQVQ
- a CDS encoding efflux RND transporter permease subunit; this encodes MTHQRGLAGKLAQAFIDSKLTPLIITASILLGLGAVLMLPREEEPQIIVPMIDIFVQMPGASAQEVQERVTKPMEKLLWEIPGVEYIYSTSSPGYAMAVVRFYVGQDEENSIVRLNQKMFANFDLIPPGASPPLIKPRSIDDVPILALTLSSDRYDHFALRRIAAQVHDQIKQVHNVSEVTIIGGQRRQVRVTLDAGRMAAYHVAPALIVPMLEQANRQLQSGSFSAGNREFLVETGGFLQTAEDVGNVVVGVFDGRPVYLRDVATIEDGPEEPANYVLFGTGPAHADHQAAGASGLLPAVTIAVAKRKGANAIDIAEQVIEKVHALKGSLIPADVQLTITRNYGETAEEKSNELLFHMLIAIVSVSALIWLTLGWRESGIVAIAIPVTLALTLTVFYLYGYTLNRITLFALIFSIGILVDDAIVVVENIVRHYRLPGNRGRSIVEIAVEAVDEVGNPTILATFTVIAAIIPMAFVSGLMGPYMRPIPIGASAAMVFSLLVAFIVTPWASLRLLKRNGESHHAEEGWSTKLYRRVMSQLIHQRRWRHAFLIGVVLLLLLSVSLFAIKAVRVKMLPFDNKSEFQVVIDMPEGSTLEQTAAVTREIGDYLATVPEVTDYQLYIGTASPYNFNGLVRHYFLRRGPHVADIQVNLVGKGERDAQSHDIAKRVRPPIQAIAAKYQARVKIAEVPPGPPVLQTLVAEVYGPDYARQIEVARQLRDIFDRTDGVVDVDWYVEDDQPIYRFVVDKQKAALHGISAEQVAATLRIAVEGMSVGLLHQPQEKEDVPIMLRLPRQQRSSVEDLNQIKLMGQNGQLVPLGELVQVEQRIADKSIYHKNLMPVVYVTADVAGREESPVYAILKLNQAIDQIELPEGYRLERYVAQQPPLTDKLAMKWDGEWHITYEVFRDLGLAFAAVLILIYILVVGWFQSFKTPITIMAAIPFSLVGILPAHAAMGAFFTATSMIGFIAGAGIVVRNSIILVDFIELRLKQGMPLAEAVVDAGAVRFRPMMLTAAAVIVGSAVILFDPIFQGLAISLMAGEVASLLLSRMTVPILYYLSERRHHEPPRETGIAPTLRQPEHQIGS
- a CDS encoding TolC family protein; the protein is MQDKGGGVRSKLVIWLVVLSVSVSVMPTSSVHAQTDTTQGLTLPLAVELALRNNPMMRAAASGRQQADAQLDEARAGRLPVVQFTETYTNSNNPVFVFGSLLEQGRFGPQNFDLNALNSPDPLNNFRTALTVRLPVFDQWQTSSRIEQARLGQQQADKQKEFVQQQIRFEVLRAYYGVLVANARKDVADEAVKTASADVKRIRDLYEAGVVVQSDLLAAEVQLAEFRQQQIEAAGAIVVAQAALNTAIGLPVNTPHRVEGALVEKRFDAVDAEELLKLALLHRPDYARAQLAVRSSEQGVRRARGQWLPRFDVFASVGGSHRGFNGSADYAVGATVTFDLLDFGRSARIKQAEAAESLTDAEQARLADQIRFEVIRAHQQFVSAQARLEVAARTVDQAAEVLRIVQDRHQEGLTTITEVLRAGTALVRARLNLLAARYDYYVGYAQVLLASGRLNDVHPFVS